ATTATTCTGGAAAGTCACACATTTCACAAACTGTGCTCACTGGACTTGATTCTTAcagaaaataagacaaacacTTACacatataacaaatataaataaactaatacattttaattttttttaacctcacaAATCACATGCAATTTTCTGCAGATGGTAAGTTTCTGGCATCCCTCTTTAAAAGGGGGTTTGACTATATAATAAcacaaccccccacccccactcccaCCCCACCCACGCGGGCTCCGACCCTCGGACAGGCGCTGCAGCTCCCCATTGGCCGACGCTGCGACAGGGGCGGGGAGAGGCGCACGTGTTTTTAAAGTCTGTCTTTGCAACGACAAACATCTTCTTCAGTGCCGCTGGAGAGGGTGATGGCAGAATTGGCAGCGCCAGGCGGGAAAGGAAGTGGACACAACAGAAGAGCGGCCAGAATAAAAGGGACGCAGCGTGCATGTGTGGCGCCTATGGGACTTATAACAACGAGAAAACGGCAGATTTGCACTGAGAGGAGCAACAGGTAGGAGTGATGAGCGGGAAAGATGCACAAACCTGCAGTTAAGAGTGATGGGGAGTGGGAAAATACAGCTGCACTCTCGGCTGATGTATTGTCTCTCTGCAAAATGCTAAAATACTGTAAGAAGAACTTAATGTCAATTTTGATAAAAGACACAATGCTTAAATCATCACTCTTCTCAGTATTCAGCTCTCTCtactattaattattattattattaccattattaaatgtttatttttatgcatCTGCCATTGGAGAATGCAGGATGAAGACTGGATGGTCTTTGTTGTCTCTGTCCTTAATCTGAAATAAACTCCCAAGCTCATGCACGAGTTGAGTTTTGTAAAACAATACTGATCTTGTAGAGTAAAAAATATCttatatgaataaatgaaataaatacaaatatgtgaAATTACTTCAAAACTACAAATAGGCTTCTATTCTGTTATAAAATAATCTGTGTCACAAAAAAGCTTATGACAGAAGATACCATCAGCTGAATGATTGGCCATAGTTATTGATTtgtgtaataataaatagagCAGCTTTATGTAACCAGTTTCCATCTGCCTCAGCTGTTGGCTCTAATTGAgaacacatgcaaaacaaacaatcacAGGTTGTGCAGACTTTGGAAGCCTTGGTCTGTCACCGTGTACCAACCTGCAGGAGTGAGTGACAGGATATAGCGAGCAGACGGaagctcagagagaaagaacCCTAATAAATGATGACATCTGCAGCACAAAAGGTAGAGATTCGATACAGGGGTCACCCAtgttaaaaatatacaaactttcagactatttcacaaaaaaaaagtatcaaagTATTGCAACTGCCTCTATGTTGGACGCACAGCCGTCCTCTCGATCCAGTCATGTAGTCTAAACTACTTCATTCCAGTCTTTTGTGTAACCAAAATACTCGGTTAAACAAACGATGGAAAGATGAAGGAATGGCCAGCATGTGTGCGAGGCAAACTGGATATTGTGCTTATTATATAGAAGTTGACACGTCTTGACAGGTGTAAGTTTGCTTTGATAAGTCTTTCTCAGTAAGCATATGTAAGGGATTTGTTGCAGTTTAATAAACGTAGAAATTAAGAGACGAATACGACATTTCAGTCTCATATAAAACCACTGAAATCCGACGTCAAGTCCTTTTTagcagtgaatgaatgaggCCCCATATTCCCGATAGTGTGCGTGACAGGTTGCTATTTCTAGTCGACCCAGCAGTGACATCATTagttgagaaaaacaaagatgaagcAGGGGGAATTTAGGACCACGTCCTGCACATCTTATCCCACATGACGTTTCATCACTttcaaaacaacacaatggAATTAAAACAAgttcaaaatgtgttaaagaagaaaaaaaaaagtttcctttcattcagaacatttactgaaaatgaGCCCTGGCCTTGATTCAGACTTTGTCGACCTCTTTTTGGATCTTTTCTCTTTGACACAACAGATTAGATGGAGTCAGATTTGGAGGTGGAGAGTTATTCTAGCGCTTGCTAGGCTCaccatgtttgtttgtagccTGTGGTGTTGCATTTTAATGGACCTttcaggccacacacacacacacacacacacacacacacaccgagtcAATAGCTTTTCTAATTTAGCTGCCCTTGGTTACTGTTGCTTTCAAAGGAGGAGAACCATCCTCTCTGAAAAGCTGCAAGGTTAATTAAATCTGGTTATGATGTACAGTAGTGGTGCACACTGTTGTTGTGAATTGGTCTTGGCTATGCAAATGCcttattgcaaaaaaaaactgtgcacTTAATAACAAGCATGAACGTTTTAAATGTAATGTCAGTGTTGTCGGTGCAGAGTTTAGACATCcatcctcacagagctgctaccTGCATCTGTGTTCCAGTTGCTTACTGGATTCACATGAACTTGATCTGTAATTTGACTCAGCTCCCCATGGACTGACCTGCTTAATTAATACTTACATTAAGCACGGTAAACATCCTTCCCCACTTTGTCAGCTATCTAAGTGCTTGAAAATATTTGTAATCTACTACTGATAATGCATACACAATGCATTCCCTGTGCTCTCTGACTACACTGCGGACATTGTTTGGATATTATCTGTGTATGCAAAAATAGTGCTGCTAACTTTGAGCATACAATGCATTATTTAGACAGCAGGTaaccacacacctccacacactgaTCTTTGCTCTGGTTCCTGCCAATtactttaaaactgtttttctctctgtctgtaattTCCACAGCCCACTTTACTGATGAGGTCCAAAGCAGAGGATTGACCTGCCCTCACCAAAGGTGCACAGCACgcctgcagaaacacaggcCCCGGTCTCCCCTGCTCCCTGTTGTCCACGTTTTCTGCTTTAGTTTGTCCCTGGGATTATTCAAAACTGTTTCTCCAACGCTTCTACCAAAAACTTAGACTGTTTTCCAAAGCAGAATCGGCCCAGCCCTCCCAGGCGGAAGCAATGGGGAGTGTGCGAAGCCACCGTTACAGCATCGTGTCCTCTGAGGAAGACGGCATGAAGCTGGCCACCATTGCCGTCCCTAATGGGTACGGAAACGGCAATGTCAACAAGGTGCACGCAGAGCACCAACATCAGAGCCGCTTCGTCAGGAAGGATGGCCACTGCAATGTGCAGTTTATCAATATGAGTGAAAAAGGCCAGCGGTACCTGGCAGATATCTTCACCACCTGCGTGGACATCCGCTGGCGCTGGATGCTGCTCATATTCTGCCTTTCTTTCCTGCTGTCATGGTTGTTTTTTGGCTTAGTCTTCTGGGTAGTGGCCCTCTCTTATGGGGACTTGGAGAATGAGACTCAGATGTGTGTCTCCAATGTGGACAGCTTCACCGCTGCCTTCTTGTTCTCAGTGGAGACCCAAACCACTATTGGCTATGGCTATCGCTATGTGACAGAGGAGTGCCCCATTGCCGTCTTCATGGTCGTCTTCCAAAGCATTGTGGGCTGCATCATCGATGCTTTCATCATTGGCGCTGTCATGGCCAAGATGGCCAAGCCCAAAAAGAGGAATGAGACCCTGGTGTTCAGCCATTTTGCTACAGTGGCCATGAGGGATGGTAAACTTTGCCTGATGTGGCGTGTGGGGAACCTGAGGAAGAGCCACCTGGTGGAGGCCCACGTCAGAGCTCAGCTACTCAAGTCCCGCACCACCGCCGAGGGAGAGTTCATCCCCCTGGATCAGGTAGACATTGATGTAGGTTTCGATAGTGGCATTGACAGAATCTTCCTGGTGTCTCCAATCACTATTGTGCATGAGATTGATGAGGACAGTCCCTTTTATGAGATGAGCAAACAGGAGTTGGAGGCGTCTGAATTTGAGATCGTGGTGATTCTGGAGGGCATGGTCGAGGCTACGGCCATGACCACTCAGTGTCGGAGCTCCTACGTGGCCAGCGAGATCCTGTGGGGCCACCGCTTCGAGCCGGTGCTCTTTGAGGAAAAGAACTACTACAAAGTGGACTACTCTCGCTTTGACAACACGTATGAGGTGCCCAGCACCCCCGACTGCAGTGCCAGGGAACTAGCCGAGAGGAAGTCCAACGCCTCCAGCTCGAGGAACTCTTTTTGTTACGAGAACGAGGTGGCTCTCGAAAAAGTCGAGATGGAGGAAGagtttgaggaggaggaaaacagggaGATGAGGGGTGTTGAGGTCGGTACACTtggggacacaaacacagatgtggTGTCAGACTCTGAATGCAATCTGGGCTCTTTGCCTTTAGAAATAAGGCCTTTGACAGCAGAATCAGAAATCTGACTGCAGAGATAAAGAAGGGTTAAATATTACCTTAGGGTATATTAAAACTAGCTTGAATTTGATCCTGATTGCTGTTGTTTATAATGCATGGCAGTTTGTTTAAGACTGTGATTTGAGTATGAAGTTGTCTATGCAGAAGCTCACGTATAAGACACCATGGAAATCCAGACATGTTACATTGTTTATGGTGAGAGGGGTGTTAAATTGACTAGTTTCATTAAGCTAGAGGGATGAAATAGGCTAGAAGCCTTCTGTCCTACTCAAAATATTATAGTAGAATAAAAAATTGGGTTCAGAAAATCACTAAATTTCATTGCAATTATGAATATAtaaagatgcagaaaaaaaaaaaagatttgaatcTGAAACTTTGAGATTGCCAACCTAAAATGATATATTCCCGTCATTTTAGGTTCAAAAATCTTGTTTTAAATGCTTCTAAAACATTTTGCCCCTCAAACCGGCTGCTGTTTGTTAATGAGCTGGTCTCTTAGCAAAGTGTATTTACAGACTTCTTCATTGTGGCGAGCTCGGTGTTGCTCTCATGGCGTGAGGCAGGAGAGAAAATGTTATGAGCACAAGTACACTGAGCTCCTCAACCTATCATCTTGTCCAAGTTTAGCATCTTTTGCAATGTGTGTCTTAACAA
This genomic window from Pempheris klunzingeri isolate RE-2024b chromosome 17, fPemKlu1.hap1, whole genome shotgun sequence contains:
- the LOC139216401 gene encoding inward rectifier potassium channel 2-like — encoded protein: MGSVRSHRYSIVSSEEDGMKLATIAVPNGYGNGNVNKVHAEHQHQSRFVRKDGHCNVQFINMSEKGQRYLADIFTTCVDIRWRWMLLIFCLSFLLSWLFFGLVFWVVALSYGDLENETQMCVSNVDSFTAAFLFSVETQTTIGYGYRYVTEECPIAVFMVVFQSIVGCIIDAFIIGAVMAKMAKPKKRNETLVFSHFATVAMRDGKLCLMWRVGNLRKSHLVEAHVRAQLLKSRTTAEGEFIPLDQVDIDVGFDSGIDRIFLVSPITIVHEIDEDSPFYEMSKQELEASEFEIVVILEGMVEATAMTTQCRSSYVASEILWGHRFEPVLFEEKNYYKVDYSRFDNTYEVPSTPDCSARELAERKSNASSSRNSFCYENEVALEKVEMEEEFEEEENREMRGVEVGTLGDTNTDVVSDSECNLGSLPLEIRPLTAESEI